Proteins encoded within one genomic window of Acidiferrobacter thiooxydans:
- the glmM gene encoding phosphoglucosamine mutase produces MKRHFFGTDGIRGRVGEEPVTPETVLKLGWAAGRVLLAEGDDRGSVLIGKDTRISGYLLESALEAGLAAAGADIRLIGPMPTPGIAYLTRTARAQAGIVISASHNPYEDNGIKFFSSSGTKLPDDVECAIEAMMRRPMRTVPSAELGKVRRFADAAGRYIEFCKSTFPCRLGLGGLKVVVDCAHGAAYQIAPHVFEELGAHVVAIGNAPDGFNINRECGSTCPETLRTAVLSEKADLGIALDGDGDRVIMVDHTGRIIDGDRILYMIAAHRQRMGIPVPGVAGTLMSNVGLEQALRRLGIPFGRAAVGDRYVMALLSEQGWDLGGEASGHVICLDKATTGDGVIAALQVLAAMRESESSLAELGEGMHVYPQTIVNVTLNRGVSAREVVHAPAVLALLKDVERFLGHEGRVVLRPSGTEPVVRVMVEAAEAHTVIELTQQLASAVAKAAAEADVA; encoded by the coding sequence GTGAAACGTCATTTCTTTGGCACTGACGGGATCCGTGGCCGGGTCGGCGAGGAACCGGTGACGCCGGAGACCGTACTCAAGCTGGGCTGGGCCGCCGGGCGTGTGCTGTTGGCGGAGGGTGATGATCGCGGCAGTGTGCTGATCGGCAAGGATACGCGCATCTCGGGTTATCTCCTCGAGTCGGCGCTCGAGGCCGGTCTCGCCGCAGCGGGCGCGGACATCCGTCTCATAGGACCCATGCCCACACCGGGCATTGCCTACCTGACGCGCACCGCGCGTGCCCAGGCCGGCATCGTCATCAGCGCCTCGCACAATCCCTACGAGGATAATGGCATCAAGTTCTTCTCATCGTCGGGCACCAAATTGCCAGACGATGTCGAGTGCGCCATCGAGGCCATGATGCGCCGGCCCATGCGTACCGTGCCCTCGGCCGAACTTGGCAAGGTACGGCGTTTTGCCGACGCCGCCGGCCGCTATATCGAATTCTGCAAGAGCACCTTCCCCTGTCGCCTGGGGCTCGGCGGATTGAAGGTGGTCGTGGATTGCGCCCATGGCGCCGCCTACCAGATCGCGCCCCATGTCTTCGAGGAGCTCGGCGCACATGTGGTCGCCATCGGCAACGCCCCGGACGGCTTCAACATCAATCGCGAGTGCGGGTCGACCTGCCCGGAGACCTTGCGCACGGCGGTATTGAGCGAAAAGGCCGATCTCGGCATCGCCCTGGACGGCGACGGTGACCGGGTGATCATGGTCGATCACACCGGTAGGATCATAGACGGTGACCGCATCCTGTACATGATTGCAGCACACCGGCAACGCATGGGTATCCCCGTACCGGGCGTGGCCGGCACGCTCATGAGCAATGTCGGTCTGGAACAGGCGCTCAGACGCCTTGGTATCCCGTTTGGGCGGGCCGCCGTGGGTGACCGTTATGTGATGGCGCTGCTCTCGGAGCAGGGCTGGGATTTAGGCGGCGAGGCCTCCGGGCACGTGATCTGTCTCGACAAGGCGACCACCGGCGATGGCGTCATCGCCGCGCTTCAGGTGCTAGCGGCGATGCGCGAGTCCGAGAGCAGCCTCGCCGAGTTGGGCGAAGGCATGCATGTCTACCCGCAGACCATCGTCAATGTGACCCTCAACCGCGGCGTGTCAGCGCGCGAGGTCGTACATGCCCCGGCCGTGCTTGCCCTCTTAAAGGATGTGGAGCGGTTCTTGGGTCACGAGGGGCGGGTGGTCTTGCGGCCCTCGGGGACCGAACCTGTCGTGCGCGTCATGGTCGAGGCCGCGGAGGCACACACCGTGATAGAGCTGACCCAACAGCTGGCCTCCGCCGTGGCCAAGGCAGCCGCCGAGGCCGATGTCGCCTGA
- the carB gene encoding carbamoyl-phosphate synthase large subunit — protein MPRRDDIKSVLIIGAGPIVIGQGCEFDYSGTQACRALKEEGLRVILVNSNPATIMTDPDLADATYIEPINWRVVERIIAKERPDALLPTMGGQTALNCALDLDREGVLERYGVRMIGASKAAIDKAEDRELFKKAMESIGLGVAKGAIAHSLEEALQVHALVGFPAIIRPSFTLGGSGGGIAYNREEFVQLCERGLDASPTRELLIEESIIGWKEFEMEVVRDRLDNCIIVCAIENVDPMGVHTGDSITVAPAQTLTDKEYQRMRDASIAVLREIGVETGGSNVQFAINPKTGQMIVIEMNPRVSRSSALASKATGFPIAKIATKLAIGYTLDELRNEITGKATPASFEPSIDYVVTKIPRFTFEKFPKADPTLTTQMKSVGEAMAIGRTFQESLQKAMRSLEIGSYGFESRIDRTGDQKTIRDRLVQELKVPGAERLWYVADALRAGFTVEEVHDLTHIDPWFVAQIAEIVIAEDEIERCGASGALVEADGPRMRDWKRRGFSDRRIATLLAQDEDTVRAFRHAHGIRPVYKRVDSCAAEFASATAYMYSTYEAECEASPEDRAKVIVLGSGPNRIGQGIEFDYCCVHASVALRESGYQTIMVNCNPETVSTDYDISDRLYFEPLTLEDVLEITGLERPAGVIVQYGGQTPLKLAEGLAANGAPIVGTSPASIDLAEDRERFQRLIADLGLLQPPNRIAHNAVDAVMLAEETGYPLVVRPSYVLGGRAMEICHNREDLEVYMRIAVRVSDDSPILLDRFLSDAIEVDVDAVADGQRVIIGGIMEHIEEAGVHSGDSACSLPPFGLSQTLQDELRRQTVALARALDVVGLMNVQFAIKDQAVYVLEVNPRASRTIPYVSKATARPLAKIAARVMMGHSLESQGIVSEVMPAYCSVKEAVFPFIKFPGVDTVLGPEMKSTGEVMGMGRSFGEAFAKSQIAAGAAIPGGGRLFISVRDRDRAAAVPIARYFADHGFDLLATRGTAAVLEASGLTVRAVNKVSEGRPHVVDMIKNDEIDIIVNTVADKQSMADSYLIRREALQHKVTNYTTLAAARAACEAHGHMQEFEVRCLQDLHKEIAHD, from the coding sequence ATGCCAAGGCGCGACGACATCAAGAGCGTTCTCATCATAGGGGCCGGACCGATCGTCATCGGTCAGGGCTGCGAGTTCGATTATTCGGGTACTCAGGCCTGCCGGGCGCTCAAGGAAGAAGGGCTGCGCGTCATCCTCGTGAACTCGAACCCGGCGACCATCATGACCGATCCCGATCTCGCCGACGCCACCTACATCGAACCGATCAATTGGCGGGTGGTGGAGCGCATCATCGCCAAGGAGCGCCCGGATGCGCTGTTGCCGACCATGGGCGGGCAGACGGCGCTGAACTGCGCGCTTGATCTGGATCGCGAGGGGGTCCTGGAGCGTTACGGCGTGCGCATGATCGGCGCCTCCAAGGCGGCCATCGACAAGGCCGAGGATCGCGAACTCTTCAAGAAGGCGATGGAGTCCATCGGTCTCGGGGTTGCCAAGGGGGCCATCGCCCACAGCCTCGAGGAGGCCCTGCAGGTGCATGCCCTGGTGGGTTTCCCGGCGATCATTCGCCCGTCGTTTACGCTGGGCGGCAGTGGCGGCGGCATCGCCTACAACCGCGAGGAGTTCGTGCAGCTCTGCGAGCGTGGCCTGGATGCCTCGCCGACCCGCGAACTGCTCATCGAGGAGTCCATCATCGGCTGGAAGGAGTTCGAGATGGAGGTCGTGCGTGATCGCCTGGACAACTGCATCATCGTCTGCGCGATCGAGAACGTCGACCCCATGGGTGTGCATACCGGCGATTCCATCACCGTGGCCCCGGCGCAGACCCTCACGGACAAAGAATACCAGCGGATGCGCGATGCCAGCATCGCGGTCTTGCGTGAGATCGGTGTGGAGACCGGCGGATCGAATGTTCAGTTCGCGATCAATCCCAAGACCGGGCAGATGATCGTCATCGAGATGAATCCGCGCGTGTCGCGGTCATCGGCACTCGCCTCGAAGGCCACGGGCTTTCCCATCGCCAAGATCGCCACCAAGCTCGCCATAGGCTATACGCTCGATGAGCTGCGCAACGAGATCACAGGCAAGGCCACACCGGCTTCATTCGAGCCTAGCATCGACTACGTGGTGACGAAGATCCCGCGCTTTACCTTCGAGAAATTCCCCAAGGCCGACCCGACCCTGACCACCCAGATGAAGTCGGTGGGCGAGGCCATGGCGATCGGGCGTACCTTCCAGGAGTCCCTGCAGAAGGCCATGCGCAGCCTGGAGATCGGCAGTTACGGGTTCGAGTCGCGCATCGACCGCACGGGTGACCAGAAAACCATACGTGATCGCCTGGTGCAGGAGTTGAAGGTTCCTGGGGCGGAGCGCCTGTGGTATGTGGCCGATGCCCTGCGCGCCGGCTTTACGGTCGAGGAAGTACATGATTTGACGCACATCGATCCGTGGTTCGTGGCCCAGATCGCCGAGATCGTCATTGCCGAGGATGAGATCGAGCGGTGTGGGGCGTCGGGCGCGCTGGTCGAGGCCGACGGGCCGCGCATGCGCGACTGGAAACGCCGGGGATTCTCCGACCGCAGGATCGCCACGCTCCTTGCGCAGGACGAGGATACCGTGCGCGCGTTCCGGCATGCGCACGGTATTCGGCCCGTCTATAAGAGGGTCGATTCATGCGCCGCCGAGTTCGCGTCGGCTACCGCCTATATGTATTCGACCTATGAGGCGGAGTGCGAGGCAAGCCCCGAGGACCGGGCCAAGGTCATCGTGCTCGGCAGTGGGCCGAACCGCATCGGTCAGGGCATCGAATTCGATTATTGTTGTGTGCACGCCTCGGTGGCGTTGCGCGAGAGCGGTTACCAGACGATCATGGTCAACTGCAATCCGGAGACGGTGTCCACGGACTACGACATATCGGACCGGCTATATTTCGAGCCTCTGACACTCGAGGACGTGCTGGAGATCACGGGGCTTGAGCGGCCCGCCGGCGTGATCGTGCAATATGGCGGCCAGACACCCCTGAAGCTCGCAGAAGGGCTCGCGGCAAACGGCGCGCCGATTGTGGGGACGAGCCCGGCGTCCATCGATCTCGCCGAGGATCGCGAACGCTTCCAGAGGCTCATTGCCGACCTTGGGTTGCTCCAGCCGCCCAATCGCATTGCGCATAATGCCGTCGATGCCGTGATGCTGGCCGAGGAGACCGGATATCCGCTGGTGGTACGGCCGTCTTATGTGCTGGGCGGTCGCGCCATGGAGATCTGCCATAACCGGGAGGATCTCGAGGTCTACATGCGGATTGCGGTGCGGGTGTCCGACGACAGTCCCATCCTTCTCGACCGGTTCCTGAGCGACGCCATCGAGGTCGATGTCGACGCGGTCGCTGATGGGCAGCGCGTGATCATCGGCGGCATCATGGAACATATCGAGGAGGCCGGTGTCCATTCGGGCGATTCGGCGTGTTCGCTACCGCCCTTCGGGCTTTCCCAGACGCTACAAGACGAACTGCGCCGGCAGACGGTGGCGTTGGCACGGGCCCTGGATGTGGTCGGCCTCATGAACGTGCAGTTTGCCATCAAGGATCAGGCGGTCTACGTCCTCGAGGTGAATCCGCGGGCATCACGCACCATACCGTATGTCTCGAAGGCCACGGCGCGGCCGCTTGCCAAGATCGCGGCACGTGTGATGATGGGGCATTCGCTTGAAAGCCAAGGGATCGTCTCGGAAGTGATGCCCGCCTATTGTTCGGTGAAGGAGGCAGTGTTCCCGTTCATTAAATTCCCGGGGGTCGATACCGTCCTTGGTCCGGAGATGAAGTCGACGGGCGAGGTGATGGGCATGGGCCGAAGTTTCGGCGAGGCGTTCGCCAAATCGCAGATCGCGGCGGGCGCCGCCATTCCGGGCGGTGGCCGGTTGTTCATAAGCGTGCGCGACCGGGACCGCGCGGCTGCGGTGCCGATCGCCCGCTACTTTGCCGATCACGGGTTCGACCTTTTGGCGACGCGCGGCACCGCGGCCGTGCTCGAGGCATCCGGCCTCACCGTACGCGCGGTCAACAAGGTATCCGAAGGCCGGCCGCATGTCGTGGACATGATCAAAAATGACGAGATCGATATCATCGTCAATACCGTAGCTGACAAGCAAAGCATGGCCGACTCCTATCTGATCCGTCGTGAGGCCTTGCAGCATAAGGTAACGAACTATACGACGCTCGCGGCGGCGCGGGCGGCGTGCGAGGCGCACGGACACATGCAGGAGTTCGAGGTGCGATGTTTGCAGGACTTGCATAAGGAGATTGCGCATGATTAA
- the greA gene encoding transcription elongation factor GreA, translating into MIKVPLTVSGAEKLKQELHRLKTVERPRIIQAIAEARAHGDLSENAEYHAAKEQQSFIEGRISDVETKLGNAQIIDPLTVNAQGRVVFGATVNLFEEDGQREVTYQIVGDDEADIQDGKISISSPIARALIGKESGDIVEVRVPDGTRQYEILDIRYI; encoded by the coding sequence ATGATTAAAGTTCCTCTCACGGTAAGCGGCGCCGAGAAGCTAAAGCAGGAGCTGCACCGTCTGAAGACCGTCGAGCGGCCGCGTATCATACAGGCGATCGCAGAGGCGCGAGCGCACGGCGATTTGTCGGAAAACGCCGAATACCATGCGGCCAAGGAACAGCAAAGCTTTATCGAGGGGCGGATAAGCGACGTCGAGACCAAGCTTGGCAATGCCCAGATCATAGATCCCTTGACCGTCAATGCCCAAGGTCGGGTGGTATTTGGTGCCACCGTCAACCTTTTCGAAGAGGATGGGCAGCGCGAGGTCACCTATCAGATCGTCGGTGACGACGAGGCCGATATCCAGGACGGGAAGATATCGATCAGTTCCCCGATCGCGCGCGCTTTGATCGGCAAGGAGAGTGGCGATATCGTGGAGGTACGCGTCCCGGATGGCACTCGCCAGTATGAGATCCTCGACATCCGCTATATCTGA
- the secG gene encoding preprotein translocase subunit SecG, with translation MATVLMVIQVLVALALIGVVLVQHGKGADMGASFGGGSSQTLFGARGSATFLSRVTAVLATLFFATSLGLAYLSARPHSVPSMTRLVQHTAPAAPAPQSAPPPSVPGIPVHKAP, from the coding sequence ATGGCGACGGTTTTGATGGTCATACAGGTGTTGGTGGCGCTCGCGCTCATCGGTGTCGTGCTCGTACAGCACGGCAAGGGGGCGGATATGGGCGCCTCCTTTGGTGGCGGGTCCTCGCAGACCTTGTTTGGCGCGCGCGGTTCGGCTACGTTTCTGAGCCGCGTAACCGCCGTGCTGGCCACGCTGTTTTTTGCCACCAGTCTGGGGCTTGCCTACCTCTCGGCGCGCCCGCACTCGGTCCCGAGTATGACCAGGCTCGTGCAGCATACGGCGCCGGCTGCCCCGGCGCCGCAGTCGGCTCCGCCACCTTCCGTGCCGGGCATACCGGTTCACAAGGCCCCCTAG
- the tpiA gene encoding triose-phosphate isomerase has translation MRRPLVMGNWKMNGRRCTAQSLLSAVAAEAATFSDVDVVVCPPHVYLGLVGDRLGGCPSIACGAQDVSAYVDGAYTGEVSAEMARDMGCEFAIIGHSERRTLFGETDGVVAQKFARALAADMTPVLCVGETAEERDAGRTREVVLRQIDAVFATCGARAFARAVVAYEPVWAIGTGRAASPDEAQAVHRDIRDAVARHDPEAAAGLRILYGGSVKAQNARELFARADIDGGLIGGASLIADDFVGICRAAGSGSA, from the coding sequence ATGCGGCGGCCATTGGTCATGGGAAACTGGAAGATGAACGGTCGCCGCTGCACGGCCCAGTCCCTGCTCTCGGCGGTGGCCGCTGAGGCCGCTACCTTCTCCGATGTCGACGTCGTGGTGTGCCCGCCGCATGTCTATCTCGGGCTTGTCGGCGATCGCCTCGGTGGCTGCCCGAGTATCGCCTGCGGGGCACAGGATGTGAGCGCGTATGTCGATGGGGCCTACACCGGTGAGGTATCGGCGGAGATGGCGCGCGACATGGGGTGCGAATTTGCTATCATAGGCCACTCGGAGCGGCGCACGCTGTTTGGGGAGACCGACGGCGTGGTGGCGCAGAAGTTTGCGCGCGCACTGGCCGCCGATATGACGCCTGTGCTGTGCGTGGGAGAGACCGCTGAGGAGCGCGATGCCGGGCGGACCCGCGAGGTCGTGCTCCGGCAAATCGATGCGGTGTTTGCCACCTGCGGGGCGCGCGCGTTTGCGCGCGCGGTCGTGGCCTATGAGCCGGTGTGGGCGATCGGTACGGGGCGTGCCGCGAGCCCCGACGAGGCGCAGGCGGTGCATCGCGACATCCGTGATGCCGTGGCGCGCCACGATCCCGAGGCGGCCGCCGGTTTGCGGATATTGTACGGCGGCAGCGTCAAGGCGCAGAATGCCCGCGAGCTGTTTGCGCGGGCCGACATCGATGGCGGGCTGATCGGGGGCGCGTCCCTCATCGCCGACGATTTTGTCGGTATTTGCCGGGCAGCCGGTTCCGGATCGGCCTGA
- the folP gene encoding dihydropteroate synthase yields MAQTRKAAASWLRTDGRVAIMGILNVTPDSFSDGGLFLSPDNALRHAEALIEAGADIIDVGGESTRPGARPVSPDEECARVIPVVAALQARFPVPLSVDTSEPQVMREAVAAGASFINDVRALTRPGALATAADLGVPVCLMHEPAGSSMMGTRMAGRDVVAEVLRYLEVRLQAAQDAGIPRSRILIDPGFGFGKDLAENQALLRALPRIAALSPVLVGLSRKRMTGEPWDLPVDGRLHTSLALALAAIAGGARVVRVHDVRATREAVRAWEWVFEPKEWVA; encoded by the coding sequence GTGGCGCAGACGCGCAAGGCCGCCGCCTCGTGGCTGCGGACCGATGGCCGGGTGGCCATCATGGGTATCCTGAACGTAACCCCCGATTCCTTTTCGGACGGGGGTCTTTTTTTGTCTCCCGACAACGCCTTGCGCCATGCCGAGGCGTTGATCGAGGCAGGCGCCGACATTATCGACGTCGGCGGGGAGTCAACGCGCCCTGGGGCACGGCCGGTGAGCCCCGACGAGGAATGCGCGCGCGTGATCCCGGTTGTCGCGGCCCTGCAGGCGCGCTTTCCCGTGCCGCTGTCGGTCGATACCTCGGAACCCCAGGTCATGCGCGAGGCGGTCGCCGCCGGGGCGTCGTTCATCAATGACGTACGCGCCTTGACGAGGCCCGGGGCCCTGGCGACGGCGGCCGACCTCGGGGTGCCGGTTTGTCTGATGCACGAACCGGCGGGGTCGTCCATGATGGGAACGCGCATGGCCGGGCGGGATGTGGTAGCTGAGGTCCTCCGTTATCTCGAGGTGCGCCTACAGGCCGCGCAGGACGCCGGGATCCCGCGCAGCCGCATCCTGATCGATCCAGGTTTTGGTTTTGGCAAGGATTTAGCCGAGAACCAGGCCCTGTTGCGGGCGCTGCCGAGGATCGCGGCGCTCTCACCCGTGCTGGTTGGTTTGTCGCGCAAGCGTATGACCGGCGAGCCCTGGGACCTGCCGGTGGATGGGCGCCTGCATACGAGCCTTGCGCTCGCGCTTGCGGCCATTGCCGGCGGCGCGCGGGTGGTGCGTGTCCATGATGTCCGCGCGACACGCGAAGCGGTGCGCGCCTGGGAATGGGTATTCGAACCTAAGGAGTGGGTAGCGTGA
- the ftsH gene encoding ATP-dependent zinc metalloprotease FtsH: MNNLAKNLLLWLIIAIVLMSVFNSFGNHHPAVRSIAFSRFINHVKQGQVGGVVIKGHEITGITKTGQRFQTYAPTDSELVGQLLSNGVSVDAKPPAQQSLLLQIFINWFPLLLFVGVWIFFMRQMQGGGGGRSAMSFGKSKARMLTEDTNKVTFEDVAGVEEAKEEVKELVEFLRDPTKFQKLGGRIPRGVLMTGSPGTGKTLLAKAIAGEAKVPFFSISGSDFVEMFVGVGASRVRDMFDQAKKHAPCIIFIDEIDAVGRQRGAGLGGGHDEREQTLNQLLVEMDGFEGSEGVIVIAATNRPDVLDPALLRPGRFDRQVFVPLPDIRGREQILRIHMRKVPVSDDVVPSILARGTPGFSGADLANLVNEAALFAARANKRLVEMQDFELAKDKIVMGAERRSIVMPEKERVNTAYHESGHTVVARLLPNTDPVHKVTIIPRGRALGVTMQLPTEDRYSHDREYLLSTIAVLMAGRIAEEVFMHQMTTGAANDFERATELARNMVSRWGMSDRLGTRVYGENQSEVFLGRDVTTHKNLSDATAQLVDAEIRRIVDEQYSRARRIIETNKDKVEMMAGMLLEWETLDTDQINDIMEGRKPRPPYGFSDSNTTTPGATAVSPRPPTGRA; encoded by the coding sequence TTGAATAATCTTGCGAAAAATCTGCTTCTGTGGCTCATCATCGCCATAGTGCTGATGTCGGTCTTCAACAGCTTCGGCAACCATCATCCGGCGGTCCGGTCCATCGCGTTCTCGCGGTTCATCAACCATGTCAAGCAGGGGCAGGTGGGTGGCGTCGTCATCAAGGGCCATGAGATCACCGGGATCACGAAGACTGGCCAGCGCTTTCAGACCTACGCGCCGACCGACTCGGAACTGGTGGGCCAGCTCCTTAGCAATGGTGTGAGCGTGGATGCCAAGCCGCCTGCGCAGCAGTCCCTGTTGCTGCAGATCTTCATCAACTGGTTCCCGTTGCTGCTGTTCGTCGGGGTATGGATATTCTTCATGCGCCAGATGCAGGGCGGTGGGGGCGGTCGCAGCGCCATGAGCTTTGGCAAGAGCAAGGCGCGCATGTTGACGGAAGACACCAATAAAGTCACCTTCGAGGACGTTGCCGGCGTCGAAGAGGCCAAGGAAGAGGTCAAGGAGCTCGTCGAGTTCCTGCGCGACCCGACCAAGTTCCAGAAGCTCGGCGGACGCATCCCGCGCGGCGTGCTCATGACTGGCAGCCCGGGTACCGGTAAGACCTTGCTCGCCAAGGCCATTGCCGGCGAGGCCAAGGTGCCGTTCTTTTCGATCTCCGGCTCCGACTTCGTGGAGATGTTTGTGGGCGTGGGCGCCTCACGCGTGCGCGACATGTTCGATCAGGCCAAAAAGCATGCCCCGTGTATCATCTTCATAGACGAAATCGATGCCGTTGGCCGCCAGCGTGGCGCGGGTCTCGGTGGCGGTCATGACGAGCGCGAGCAGACCCTGAACCAGCTGCTAGTCGAGATGGATGGTTTCGAGGGCAGCGAGGGCGTGATCGTGATCGCCGCCACCAACCGGCCGGATGTCCTCGACCCGGCGCTCCTACGCCCCGGGCGGTTCGACCGTCAGGTCTTCGTGCCGCTGCCGGATATTCGCGGGCGCGAGCAGATCCTCCGTATCCATATGCGCAAGGTGCCGGTCTCGGATGACGTGGTTCCGAGTATCCTGGCGCGTGGTACCCCCGGCTTCTCCGGCGCCGATCTCGCTAATCTCGTGAATGAGGCGGCGCTGTTCGCGGCCCGCGCCAACAAGCGCCTGGTGGAGATGCAGGACTTCGAGCTGGCCAAGGACAAGATCGTCATGGGCGCCGAGCGTCGCTCCATCGTGATGCCCGAAAAGGAGCGCGTCAACACCGCCTACCACGAGTCGGGCCATACCGTGGTCGCCCGTCTTTTGCCTAACACCGATCCTGTGCATAAGGTGACCATCATCCCCCGTGGACGGGCGCTCGGGGTGACGATGCAGTTGCCCACCGAGGATCGCTATAGTCATGATCGCGAGTACCTGTTGTCGACCATCGCGGTACTCATGGCCGGACGTATCGCCGAGGAGGTGTTCATGCATCAGATGACCACCGGGGCGGCGAACGATTTCGAGCGGGCCACCGAGCTTGCGCGCAACATGGTGAGCCGCTGGGGTATGAGCGACCGGCTCGGCACGCGTGTGTATGGCGAGAATCAAAGCGAGGTCTTTCTCGGGCGCGATGTCACCACCCACAAGAACCTGAGCGATGCCACGGCGCAACTCGTTGATGCCGAGATACGACGTATCGTGGACGAACAGTACAGCCGCGCGCGGCGCATCATCGAGACCAACAAGGACAAGGTGGAGATGATGGCGGGCATGCTGCTCGAGTGGGAGACCCTCGACACGGATCAGATCAACGACATCATGGAAGGCCGTAAGCCGCGCCCACCCTACGGCTTCAGCGATAGCAATACCACGACCCCGGGGGCGACAGCAGTGAGCCCAAGGCCCCCGACCGGGCGCGCGTAA
- a CDS encoding DUF4149 domain-containing protein — MSSPAGGLARVAAVLWMGSLWTVAGVVPLLFWRLPQAVAGGLAGDLFVAGQGLGLILGGIVAGAVPAGRWRRLARIAWGLDGVFALLILPIMAMLRATPHFGPESPSWGPFMALHVVSTTIYLAEGVLGLMVVARAL; from the coding sequence GTGTCGTCCCCCGCGGGCGGCCTTGCACGGGTCGCGGCGGTCTTGTGGATGGGCAGCCTGTGGACGGTCGCGGGCGTCGTGCCTTTGTTGTTCTGGCGACTACCGCAGGCGGTGGCGGGCGGGCTTGCGGGTGATCTGTTTGTCGCCGGTCAGGGTCTTGGCCTCATCCTGGGCGGGATCGTGGCCGGTGCCGTGCCGGCGGGCCGCTGGCGGCGTCTGGCGCGTATCGCCTGGGGGCTGGACGGGGTCTTTGCGCTGCTCATCCTGCCGATTATGGCGATGTTGCGCGCCACCCCGCATTTTGGGCCGGAGAGCCCGTCCTGGGGGCCGTTCATGGCCTTGCATGTCGTCTCCACGACCATCTACCTTGCGGAGGGCGTCTTGGGGCTTATGGTCGTGGCGCGCGCGCTGTGA
- a CDS encoding RlmE family RNA methyltransferase: MARNRWMDEHFADPYVKRAQAEGYRSRAAYKLMEIDARDHLIRPGSVIADLGSAPGGFAQYAARRLGPAGRIVAVDVLPMDPLPGVVFIQGDFTDPDCYEAVRGALGDRVDLVISDMAPNISGVEASDQARSMGLAEIALDFAISCLTRDGSCLIKVFQGAGFPELLADMRHRFQRVATRKPPASRPRSPEVYLLGTGLRPVVSGPES; encoded by the coding sequence ATGGCCCGCAACCGTTGGATGGATGAGCACTTCGCCGATCCCTATGTGAAACGGGCGCAGGCCGAGGGCTACCGCTCGCGGGCGGCCTACAAGCTCATGGAAATCGATGCCCGCGACCACCTCATCCGTCCCGGTTCGGTGATTGCGGATCTCGGCAGCGCCCCCGGGGGGTTTGCGCAATACGCGGCGCGCCGCTTGGGACCTGCGGGACGCATCGTGGCGGTCGATGTCTTGCCCATGGACCCACTGCCCGGGGTGGTGTTCATTCAGGGGGATTTCACCGACCCCGATTGCTATGAGGCGGTGCGCGGCGCGCTCGGGGACCGGGTAGACCTTGTAATTTCCGACATGGCCCCCAATATTAGTGGTGTGGAGGCCTCAGACCAGGCGCGCTCCATGGGGCTTGCTGAGATCGCGCTCGATTTTGCCATCTCGTGCTTGACCCGCGACGGTAGTTGTCTTATTAAGGTCTTTCAGGGTGCCGGATTCCCGGAGCTTTTGGCCGACATGCGGCACCGTTTTCAACGGGTGGCCACGCGCAAACCGCCTGCGTCGCGCCCCCGCAGCCCCGAGGTTTACCTCCTCGGTACCGGGTTACGGCCTGTTGTGTCGGGACCGGAGTCGTAG